One genomic window of Camelina sativa cultivar DH55 chromosome 5, Cs, whole genome shotgun sequence includes the following:
- the LOC104787886 gene encoding probable xyloglucan galactosyltransferase GT17, which translates to MTYTKLRQVKIDLWLEKKDKEKEKYPKNKETIKLIILTLLLFCSVCSLFLILHFPFPTEFTASLPRTCHHNFTVYVYDLPNEFNIGLLQNCRHLNIYTNMCPHVSNNGLGQPLHRSGRTSWFATHQFIAEMIFHARVENHPCRTRNPHNADIFYVPFYGGLYASSVFREQNLTKRDELAVRLVDYISDQRWWRRSNGRDHFLAIGRTAWDFMRSSDTDFGANILMQMPRVMNMSVLTVERQPWKGDNHFGIPYPSYFHPYTSAEMVTWQNKVRRVERPNLFSFVGGPRKGLEKAAIRDELIRQCAGSSHCELLKCENGGSRCHDPMTVLGVMARSRFCLQAPGDSFTRRSTFDAILAGCIPVFFSPHTMYTQYLWYLPDDKRSYSVFMDEKNSTQIEQELLRISESEVVQMRDTVIDLIPRLTYAHPNATNYDLPDAVDVALEALAKQARAKVMVSL; encoded by the exons ATGACTTACACTAAGTTGAGACAAGTCAAAATCGATCTCTGGCTGGAGAAGAaggacaaagagaaagagaaatacccaaaaaacaaagaaaccattAAGCTGATAATTCTCACTCTGCTTCTCTTCTGCTCCGTTTGTTCCCTCTTCCTAATTCTCCATTTCCCCTTCCCAACAGAGTTCACAGCCTCACTCCCACGCACGTGCCACCACAATTTCACCGTCTACGTCTACGATCTTCCCAATGAGTTCAACATCGGCCTCCTCCAAAACTGCCGGCACTTGAACATCTACACCAACATGTGTCCGCATGTGTCCAACAACGGCCTCGGTCAGCCTCTCCACCGCAGCGGAAGAACATCGTGGTTCGCTACGCACCAGTTCATAGCCGAGATGATCTTCCACGCGCGTGTGGAGAACCACCCGTGCCGCACGCGGAATCCACACAATGCGGACATCTTCTACGTCCCTTTCTACGGTGGCCTCTACGCTTCAAGCGTGTTCCGAGAACAGAACCTGACCAAACGAGACGAGCTAGCCGTCAGATTAGTCGACTACATTAGTGATcaacggtggtggaggagaagtaaCGGTCGTGATCATTTCTTGGCCATAGGGAGGACAGCTTGGGATTTCATGCGCTCCTCTGACACTGACTTTGGAGCAAACATCCTCATGCAAATGCCACGTGTCATGAACATGTCGGTGCTGACCGTGGAGAGGCAGCCTTGGAAAGGTGACAATCACTTTGGTATACCGTATCCTTCTTATTTTCATCCGTACACGTCAGCAGAGATGGTGACGTGGCAAAACAAGGTGAGAAGAGTCGAGAGACCAAACTTGTTTAGTTTTGTCGGTGGGCCGAGAAAAGGGTTGGAGAAAGCCGCCATTAGAGACGAGCTGATCAGACAATGCGCCGGGTCAAGTCATTGTGAGCTTCTCAAGTGTGAAAATGGAGGGTCCAG GTGCCACGACCCAATGACGGTACTAGGAGTAATGGCTCGGTCACGGTTTTGCCTACAAGCACCAGGGGACTCATTCACGCGCAGATCAACATTTGATGCGATATTAGCTGGGTGCATACCCGTATTTTTTTCACCCCACACGATGTATACACAGTACTTGTGGTATCTTCCGGACGATAAAAGAAGTTACTCAGTTTTCATGGACGAAAAGAACAGCACTCAAATAGAACAAGAGCTCTTAAGGATCTCGGAGAGTGAGGTTGTTCAAATGAGGGATACAGTCATCGATTTGATCCCGAGACTGACTTATGCGCACCCAAACGCTACGAACTATGATTTGCCAGATGCGGTTGATGTAGCTTTAGAGGCACTAGCTAAACAAGCAAGGGCCAAGGTTATGGTTTCATTGTAA